From one Lycium barbarum isolate Lr01 chromosome 6, ASM1917538v2, whole genome shotgun sequence genomic stretch:
- the LOC132599891 gene encoding non-specific lipid-transfer protein 1-like, whose protein sequence is MRPASFSLVILIISFLLSQPSSSDAAVNCNNIAKSFKPCIDWVATGHKKAAVPPKACCNEMHKLNNMGIDYNAEIAICECVKSEMQDPNIDEKIADKLTWHCGVLLPFPTVPKVNCSEINATNTRSLNQDTN, encoded by the exons ATGAGGCCAGCATCATTTTCTCTTGTTATTCTAATTATTTCTTTCTTGCTTTCGCAGCCATCTTCATCGGATGCTGCAGTTAACTGCAACAATATAGCCAAATCATTTAAACCTTGCATAGATTGGGTAGCGACGGGTCACAAAAAAGCTGCGGTGCCTCCAAAAGCTTGTTGCAACGAAATGCATAAACTTAATAACATGGGAATAGATTATAATGCAGAAATAGCTATTTGTGAATGTGTCAAGTCTGAAATGCAAGATCCGAACATCGATGAAAAAATAGCTGACAAACTTACTTGGCATTGTGGAGTCCTCTTGCCCTTCCCTACCGTTCCAAAAGTCAATTGTTCTGA GATAAACGCTACAAATACCAGGAGTCTTAATCAAGATACAAATTAA